The Rhizobium indicum genome has a segment encoding these proteins:
- a CDS encoding endonuclease/exonuclease/phosphatase family protein, which produces MPDQSIKILTYNVHSCIGGDRKLDPGRIASVIAEAEADIVALQEVDVLRRRTGGVDQAHAIASLLKMQAHFHPALSIAEEQYGDAIITSLPTGAVKAGPLPSIGEQRGAISVEIVVGDRKLLVVNTHLGLRGRERIRQMTTLLNPGWLRGTADEPLPTILCGDFNAIPSSATYRLAARSLKDAQLAGSAAPRATFPSRYPLMRLDHIFVTDDLIVKQAAVLENRLTRIASDHLPLLAEIGFA; this is translated from the coding sequence ATGCCGGATCAATCAATCAAAATCCTGACCTATAATGTGCACAGTTGTATCGGCGGCGACCGGAAGCTCGATCCCGGCCGCATCGCTTCTGTCATCGCCGAGGCTGAGGCTGATATCGTCGCTCTTCAGGAGGTCGATGTCCTCCGGCGCAGGACCGGCGGCGTCGACCAGGCCCATGCTATCGCCTCGCTTCTGAAGATGCAGGCTCATTTCCATCCGGCGCTGTCGATTGCCGAGGAGCAGTATGGCGATGCGATCATCACTTCGCTGCCGACAGGCGCGGTCAAGGCCGGACCATTGCCATCCATCGGCGAACAGCGCGGCGCCATTTCCGTCGAAATAGTGGTCGGCGACAGAAAACTGCTGGTCGTCAACACCCATCTCGGCCTTCGCGGCCGCGAGCGCATCCGGCAGATGACGACATTGCTGAACCCCGGCTGGCTGCGCGGCACGGCGGATGAACCTCTTCCGACCATCCTCTGCGGCGATTTCAACGCCATTCCGTCATCGGCGACTTACCGACTTGCCGCGCGGTCGTTGAAAGACGCCCAGCTCGCAGGCAGCGCCGCGCCGAGAGCGACCTTTCCCTCGCGCTACCCGCTGATGCGCCTCGACCACATCTTCGTCACTGACGATCTCATCGTCAAACAGGCGGCGGTCCTCGAAAACCGCCTGACAAGGATTGCCTCAGACCACCTGCCTCTGCTCGCGGAAATCGGCTTCGCCTGA
- a CDS encoding NAD(P)/FAD-dependent oxidoreductase, producing the protein MNASTKPSKVVVIGGGIFGVSTAVHLARLGVRTVLINDGPLANGASGRSLAWLNSARKRTDVYHRLRLAGIDRYRTLAVRYPDAPWLRFDGGLTWDADDAGNEIAEIFDYERDLGYHAQWLAPEGIAAATPGVDASAVTPQGAILNPGEGWVDLPSLIGTLVEEFRTLGGEIVTDAGRATVDVESGSARGVITADGMRRDADAVLLAAGGDVPAIVAEAGQHIGDATPVALLVRTKPIRHPLKAVLNTPRVAIRPTPNGGFALDAAWSEEEVSVRPDGSYDVRQSTLEGLLREASRVLEGNPVLEVEDYGVGPKPIPGDGEPVFGELPSISGYFVAFSHSGATLGLIAGELLADEIATGHRHPLLADFRPERFSASRR; encoded by the coding sequence ATGAATGCTTCCACCAAACCTTCGAAGGTCGTCGTCATCGGCGGCGGGATCTTTGGCGTCTCGACCGCTGTCCATCTGGCCCGGCTCGGGGTCCGCACCGTGCTCATCAATGATGGCCCGCTTGCCAACGGCGCCTCCGGCCGTTCGCTCGCCTGGCTCAACTCGGCGCGCAAACGCACCGATGTCTATCACCGGCTGCGGTTGGCCGGCATAGATCGCTACCGCACGCTGGCCGTCCGGTATCCCGATGCGCCGTGGCTGCGCTTTGACGGCGGCCTAACCTGGGATGCGGACGATGCCGGCAACGAGATCGCCGAGATCTTCGACTATGAGCGCGATCTCGGCTATCACGCGCAATGGCTCGCGCCGGAGGGAATTGCCGCGGCGACGCCGGGTGTCGATGCAAGTGCGGTGACGCCGCAAGGCGCGATCCTCAATCCCGGGGAGGGCTGGGTCGATCTTCCGTCCTTGATCGGCACGCTCGTGGAAGAATTCCGCACGCTGGGCGGCGAGATCGTCACGGACGCGGGTCGCGCGACGGTCGATGTCGAAAGCGGGAGCGCCCGTGGCGTGATCACGGCAGACGGCATGCGCCGGGATGCTGATGCCGTGCTGCTTGCTGCCGGCGGCGACGTTCCGGCCATCGTCGCCGAGGCCGGCCAGCATATCGGCGATGCAACGCCTGTCGCCCTTCTCGTCCGGACCAAGCCGATCCGCCATCCGCTGAAGGCCGTGCTCAACACCCCTCGCGTCGCCATCCGGCCGACGCCCAACGGTGGTTTCGCGCTCGACGCCGCCTGGTCCGAGGAAGAGGTGAGCGTGAGGCCCGACGGCAGCTATGATGTCAGGCAATCGACGCTGGAGGGGCTGCTGCGCGAGGCCTCCAGGGTTCTCGAAGGCAATCCGGTACTGGAGGTCGAAGATTATGGGGTCGGCCCGAAGCCCATCCCAGGCGACGGCGAGCCCGTCTTCGGCGAACTGCCGTCGATCTCGGGTTATTTCGTCGCTTTCAGCCATAGCGGCGCCACTCTCGGCCTGATTGCCGGCGAACTGCTGGCGGACGAGATCGCCACCGGACACCGCCATCCGCTGCTGGCGGACTTTCGGCCGGAGCGTTTCAGCGCGTCGCGAAGATGA
- a CDS encoding amino acid ABC transporter permease/ATP-binding protein, giving the protein MNWLENLRRSFLDWDAMAEVLPSMISVGLKNTLILAAASTVLGVIIGMALAVMGISQSRWLRLPARIYTDVFRGLPAIVTILIIGQGFARIGREIFGPSPFPLGILALSLIAGAYIGEIFRSGIQSVERGQMEACRALSMSHGQGMRLIVIPQGIRRVLPALVNQFIGNVKDSSLVYFLGLLASEREIFRVGQDQAVVTGNLSPLLLAGVFYLVITVPLTHFVNYIDARLRLGKQGRGSGAASGLVEVSELRAAAGKHPTVKAAEESTPRFKGGALNIRDLTMAYGDLDVLKGVDLDIAAGTVTCIIGPSGSGKSTLLRCMNRLVEPKGGDILLDGESILAMKPERLRRRVGMVFQHFNLFPDHTALENVMLSLTKIKKMPRLEARRIAEARLAEVGLAERRDHRPAGLSGGQQQRVAIARALAMDPEVMLFDEVTSALDPELVKGVLDLMAALGRQGMTMAVVTHEMGFARRVADQVVFMDEGRIVEAGCPQQIFDNPKSERLKRFLAEVL; this is encoded by the coding sequence ATGAACTGGCTTGAAAATCTGCGCCGCAGCTTCCTGGACTGGGACGCCATGGCGGAAGTTCTGCCGAGCATGATCAGCGTCGGCTTGAAGAATACCCTGATCCTCGCCGCTGCCTCGACCGTGCTCGGCGTCATCATCGGCATGGCGCTTGCCGTGATGGGCATCTCGCAGTCCCGCTGGCTGCGGCTGCCGGCACGCATCTACACCGATGTTTTCCGCGGGCTACCGGCGATCGTCACGATCCTGATCATTGGCCAGGGTTTTGCCCGGATCGGGCGTGAGATCTTCGGTCCGTCGCCATTTCCGCTCGGCATCCTGGCGCTCAGCCTGATCGCCGGAGCCTATATCGGTGAAATCTTCCGGTCGGGCATCCAAAGCGTCGAACGCGGCCAGATGGAAGCCTGCCGGGCGCTCAGCATGAGCCACGGGCAGGGCATGCGTCTGATCGTCATTCCACAAGGCATCAGGCGCGTTCTACCGGCGCTGGTCAACCAATTCATCGGAAACGTCAAGGATTCCAGCCTTGTCTACTTCCTTGGATTGCTCGCCTCCGAGCGGGAGATCTTCCGTGTCGGCCAGGATCAGGCCGTCGTCACCGGCAATCTTTCGCCGCTGCTGCTGGCAGGCGTTTTCTATCTCGTCATCACCGTGCCGCTGACCCACTTCGTCAATTATATCGATGCGAGACTGCGGCTCGGAAAACAAGGCCGCGGCTCGGGTGCCGCGAGCGGATTGGTCGAGGTGAGCGAACTGCGGGCCGCTGCCGGCAAGCATCCCACGGTCAAGGCGGCCGAGGAGAGTACGCCGCGCTTCAAAGGCGGCGCCCTGAACATCCGGGACCTCACCATGGCCTATGGCGATCTCGACGTGCTGAAGGGTGTCGATCTCGACATCGCCGCTGGTACCGTCACCTGCATTATCGGTCCTTCCGGCTCGGGCAAATCGACGCTGCTGCGCTGCATGAACAGGCTTGTCGAACCGAAAGGCGGCGACATCCTGCTCGATGGCGAGAGCATCCTGGCGATGAAGCCGGAGAGGCTGCGCCGGCGTGTGGGCATGGTGTTCCAACACTTCAACCTGTTTCCCGACCACACGGCACTCGAAAACGTCATGCTTTCGCTGACCAAGATCAAGAAGATGCCGAGGCTGGAGGCGCGGCGCATCGCCGAGGCGCGTCTGGCCGAGGTCGGCCTCGCAGAGCGTAGGGATCATCGGCCCGCAGGTCTGTCGGGTGGGCAGCAGCAGCGCGTCGCCATCGCCCGCGCGCTGGCCATGGATCCCGAGGTCATGCTCTTCGACGAAGTGACGAGTGCGCTCGATCCCGAACTGGTGAAGGGCGTGCTCGACCTGATGGCCGCCCTCGGCCGCCAGGGCATGACGATGGCCGTGGTGACGCATGAGATGGGATTTGCGCGCAGGGTTGCCGACCAGGTCGTCTTCATGGATGAGGGCCGCATCGTCGAGGCCGGCTGCCCGCAGCAGATCTTCGACAATCCCAAAAGCGAGCGGCTGAAGCGCTTCCTCGCTGAAGTTCTCTGA
- a CDS encoding ABC transporter substrate-binding protein codes for MKPFLFFPTITAPLRAGLVTCLLAMGASSAAAVDNPYNLIEPGTISVGTMGDSKPYTFATADGQFTGFDIELFLNVVSRLGFQKDKVTFTGQEFSALLPSVANERFDVAVAAIGTTEARKKTIDFSDGYLAGYLSVLTPDAGIKDADGLKGKRLGVVQGTLQEVYAAKNFGGTDLVKFPDNNSAVAALNNGTVDAHFLDYEAAKQYGERYPALKVAVNIPSFDAPAGFVVRKGNDAFRTALNGALHDAMQDGTWKTLYEKWFPGSPMPEQYLPKK; via the coding sequence ATGAAGCCTTTTCTATTTTTTCCGACCATCACGGCCCCGTTGCGGGCCGGCCTTGTCACATGCCTTCTTGCGATGGGCGCAAGTTCTGCGGCCGCCGTCGACAATCCCTATAACCTGATCGAGCCCGGGACTATCAGCGTCGGCACGATGGGCGATTCCAAGCCCTATACGTTTGCCACGGCGGACGGCCAGTTCACCGGTTTCGATATCGAGCTGTTTCTCAACGTCGTCTCCCGCCTCGGCTTTCAAAAAGACAAGGTGACGTTCACGGGTCAGGAATTTTCAGCACTCCTGCCGTCGGTCGCAAACGAAAGGTTCGACGTTGCCGTTGCGGCGATCGGAACCACCGAAGCCCGCAAGAAGACCATCGACTTTTCCGACGGCTATCTTGCCGGTTATCTCTCCGTCCTGACCCCGGATGCCGGTATAAAGGATGCCGATGGCCTCAAGGGCAAGCGTCTCGGCGTCGTGCAGGGGACCTTGCAGGAGGTCTATGCAGCCAAGAATTTCGGGGGAACCGATCTGGTGAAATTTCCCGACAACAATTCCGCGGTGGCCGCCCTCAACAACGGAACGGTCGATGCGCATTTTCTCGACTACGAGGCCGCCAAGCAATATGGCGAGCGCTATCCCGCGCTGAAGGTTGCCGTGAATATCCCGTCCTTCGATGCGCCTGCTGGCTTCGTGGTCCGAAAAGGAAATGACGCCTTTCGCACGGCGCTCAACGGCGCGCTTCACGATGCGATGCAGGACGGCACCTGGAAGACCCTTTACGAAAAGTGGTTCCCCGGCTCGCCGATGCCGGAACAGTATCTTCCCAAGAAGTGA